The following proteins are encoded in a genomic region of Pyrus communis chromosome 11, drPyrComm1.1, whole genome shotgun sequence:
- the LOC137708415 gene encoding tyrosine-sulfated glycopeptide receptor 1-like produces MSSSPVRMKHDKQKVKVPAIPTPPIFRLLCFLGQWVLVLLILPCSASAACDRLDRDALLSLPFNTPLNWSASTDCCLWDGVTCDPVEHSRVVRVSLPRRGLSGVVCPAITNLTRLTHLNLSHNSLLGSLPDDLLSSLPSLEVIDLSFNRLIGRFPQSFNESSHLQIINLSSNFFNGTIPASILVPSVSVFNVSNNSFSGPIPVISGGNHTSLTFLDLSFNKFTRPIPPGIGLCSRLQTFRAGFNALDGSLPDEIFMLADLQQLSLPVNSLSGPISDGIMNLTNLRILELYSNNFFGQIPGDIGILFRLENLLLHINNLTGALPPSLTNCTNLSTLNLRVNNLNGQLSAFNFSTLQRLATLDLGNNNFIGELPRSLYSCRSLTAIRLASNQLTGEISPEIVALESLSFLSISTNNLTNAAGAFRNLKGCKNLTTLVLSKNFWNEALPDDKSLGAPVGFQNLQVFAIGGCQFTGQVPTWLANVTNLEVLDLSFNFITGSIPGWLGSLHNLFYVDLSNNHLRGGFPLEFCWMQALTLKEASDIVDRSYLELPVFVKPNSATNQQYNQLSNLPPAIYLGNNSLTGSIPIEIGQLKYIHVLDLSHNNFTGCIPEQISNLTNLEKLDLSDNHLSGEIPASLKGLHFLSSFSVAYNDLQGLVPSGGQFDTFMNSSFEGNAGLYGPPTAHITCPQPLSPAGRRSNRNLLIGLTFGICFGIVFIVVLLVVWMLSNRKIIPGGDTDKTDFETMSSQSTVAPELDKDTSLVILFPTKTNEIKDLSITEILKATDNFSQANIIGCGGFGLVYRATLANGTRLAVKKLSGDLGLVEREFTAEVEALSTAQHENLVSLQGYCVHDGVRLLMYSYMENGSLDYWLHEKVDGPSQLDWPIRLDILRGAGCGLAYMHQLCEPHIVHRDIKSSNILLDDKFQAHVADFGLSRLIIPYQTHVTTELVGTLGYIPPEYGQAWVATLRGDMYSFGVVMLELLTRKRPFEVCKPRGSRELVGWVQQMRREGKPEEVFDPFLRGKGFEEEMLQVLDVACLFVNQNPLKRPTIKEVISWLKDVGTSHQHEDKD; encoded by the coding sequence ATGTCTTCTTCTCCTGTTCGGATGAAACACGACAAGCAGAAGGTGAAGGTCCCAGCAATACCAACACCACCAATCTTTCGTCTTCTCTGCTTTTTGGGTCAATGGGTTCTCGTGCTTCTTATTCTTCCTTGCTCTGCCTCTGCTGCATGCGACCGGCTCGATCGCGACGCTCTTTTGTCCTTGCCCTTCAACACACCGTTGAATTGGTCTGCTTCCACTGACTGCTGCCTTTGGGATGGAGTCACCTGCGACCCGGTTGAGCACAGCCGCGTCGTCCGGGTTTCTCTGCCCAGGAGAGGCTTATCCGGTGTTGTCTGTCCGGCCATCACCAACCTCACCCGTCTCACCCACCTCAATCTTTCCCACAATTCCCTCTTGGGTTCTCTCCCAGACGACTTGCTTTCTTCCCTCCCAAGTCTTGAGGTCATTGACTTGAGCTTCAATCGTCTCATCGGCCGCTTCCCACAATCCTTCAATGAAAGCAGCCACCTGCAGATTATAAACTTGTCCAGCAACTTCTTCAATGGAACAATCCCAGCTTCGATCCTCGTCCCTTCAGTGTCCGTTTTCAATGTCAGCAACAACAGCTTTTCGGGACCGATACCGGTCATCAGTGGCGGGAATCACACTTCCCTTACCTTCTTGGACTTGTCCTTCAATAAATTCACTCGCCCAATTCCCCCAGGAATCGGATTGTGTTCGAGGCTCCAAACTTTTCGGGCAGGCTTCAATGCCCTCGATGGTTCTCTCCCTGATGAAATTTTTATGCTTGCTGATCTCCAACAGCTCTCTCTGCCTGTCAATAGTCTCTCTGGACCCATCAGTGATGGCATCATGAACCTCACCAATCTCAGGATCCTCGAGCTTTATTCAAACAACTTCTTTGGGCAAATCCCTGGGGATATTGGTATCCTTTTCAGGTTGGAGAATCTGCTCCTCCACATCAACAACTTGACAGGTGCCTTGCCTCCGTCCCTCACCAACTGCACAAATCTATCCACCCTGAATTTGCGGGTTAACAACTTAAATGGACAGCTCTCTGCCTTCAATTTTTCCACTCTCCAACGCCTCGCCACTCTGGACCTTGGCAACAACAACTTCATTGGTGAGTTACCTCGAAGCCTCTACTCCTGCAGGTCCTTAACTGCTATTAGATTGGCTAGCAACCAGCTCACAGGTGAGATATCACCTGAAATAGTTGCGTTAGAATCGTTGTCTTTCCTGTCCATCTCTACCAACAACCTGACAAATGCCGCGGGGGCTTTTAGGAATCTGAAGGGTTGCAAGAATCTGACCACTCTGGTCTTGTCGAAGAATTTTTGGAATGAGGCTTTGCCAGATGATAAAAGCCTTGGAGCCCCAGTTGGATTCCAAAATCTTCAGGTTTTTGCTATCGGGGGTTGCCAATTCACAGGTCAAGTACCCACCTGGCTAGCCAATGTTACAAATCTTGAAGTCTTGGACTTGTCGTTTAATTTTATAACCGGTTCGATCCCCGGTTGGTTGGGCAGTCTGCACAACCTTTTCTACGTAGATTTGTCTAATAACCACCTTAGAGGAGGATTTCCTCTTGAGTTCTGCTGGATGCAAGCTTTGACATTGAAAGAGGCTAGTGATATAGTGGACAGAAGTTATCTAGAGTTGCCCGTCTTTGTGAAGCCCAACAGTGCTACTAATCAGCAGTACAATCAGTTGTCCAACCTCCCCCCGGCAATATATTTGGGTAACAACAGCCTTACTGGCAGTATCCCCATTGAGATTGGTCAATTGAAGTATATTCATGTGTTGGACCTCAGTCATAACAACTTCACTGGCTGCATCCCGGAACAGATTTCTAACCTGACCAACTTAGAGAAATTGGACCTCTCCGATAACCATCTATCCGGTGAAATCCCTGCTTCTCTCAAAGGTCTGCATTTCTTGTCTTCCTTCAGTGTGGCATACAATGATCTTCAGGGACTTGTACCATCTGGAGGTCAGTTTGATACTTTTATGAACTCCAGCTTTGAAGGGAATGCTGGACTATACGGCCCTCCAACTGCTCACATCACTTGCCCTCAACCTTTATCACCTGCTGGTCGAAGATCTAACAGAAACCTTCTTATTGGGCTCACCTTCGGGATCTGTTTTGGCATTGTATTTATTGTTGTCTTGTTAGTAGTGTGGATGTTGTCTAATAGAAAAATCATTCCCGGAGGAGATACTGACAAGACAGATTTCGAGACCATGTCTAGCCAATCTACTGTTGCTCCTGAGCTTGACAAGGATACCAGCTTAGTCATACTGTTCCCAACCAAGACCAATGAAATCAAGGATCTTAGTATAACTGAAATCTTGAAGGCGACTGACAATTTCAGCCAAGCAAACATCATCGGGTGTGGAGGTTTTGGTCTGGTTTACAGAGCAACGTTGGCAAATGGGACCAGGCTAGCTGTTAAGAAACTCTCAGGAGACTTGGGTCTGGTGGAAAGGGAATTCACAGCAGAAGTTGAGGCACTGTCCACTGCCCAACATGAGAATCTGGTTTCCCTGCAAGGTTATTGTGTGCATGATGGCGTTCGCCTATTAATGTATTCGTATATGGAGAATGGAAGTCTGGATTACTGGTTACATGAGAAAGTGGATGGTCCTTCCCAATTAGATTGGCCAATTCGACTGGATATTCTGCGAGGAGCAGGCTGTGGGTTGGCTTACATGCACCAATTATGTGAGCCGCACATTGTGCATCGTGATATCAAGTCAAGCAACATCCTCCTGGATGATAAATTTCAAGCACATGTTGCTGATTTTGGATTGTCCCGGTTGATTATTCCATACCAGACTCATGTTACAACTGAGCTTGTTGGAACTCTTGGTTACATTCCTCCAGAGTATGGACAAGCATGGGTGGCCACTTTGAGGGGAGATATGTACAGTTTCGGGGTTGTCATGCTTGAGCTGCTAACCAGAAAAAGGCCTTTTGAGGTATGCAAGCCAAGGGGGTCAAGAGAGTTGGTTGGCTGGGTGCAGCAGATGAGGAGAGAAGGCAAACCGGAGGAAGTTTTCGATCCTTTCCTGAGAGGGAAAGGCTTTGAAGAAGAGATGCTGCAGGTTCTTGATGTTGCTTGCTTGTTTGTCAACCAGAACCCTCTTAAGAGACCTACGATCAAGGAAGTTATCAGTTGGCTGAAAGATGTAGGGACATCCCATCAACATGAAGATAAAGACtag